In Microcaecilia unicolor chromosome 1, aMicUni1.1, whole genome shotgun sequence, the following are encoded in one genomic region:
- the LOC115461177 gene encoding olfactory receptor 1020-like: MEDKNQTSITEIILLGFSDLSKLQNLLFTAFLAMYALTLLGNIGIIILIRIDPQLHTPMYLFLSNLSFVDICYSSTVTPRALANFITEKKSMSLIGCATQFYFIAMLASAECFLLSVMAYDRYIAICNPLLYTAVMTKKVCIQLLGNAYIISLTYSLIQTGNIFSMSFCGSNKINHFYCDAPPLLKLSCSDTFFNEIILSTFASIVTLLNAVAIFLSYIYIISAILKIRSATGRQKAFSTCASHFMTVVLFFGTLVFMYVSPSSRYSLNKNRLTSVIYTMVIPMVNPMIYSLRNNDVKRALKKVLDKKLNF; this comes from the coding sequence ATGGAAGACAAAAACCAAACTTCTATTACTGAGATCATCCTACTTGGATTTTCTGATCTTTCTAAGCTGCAAAATTTACTTTTCACTGCTTTTCTGGCCATGTATGCACTCACTCTACTGGGGAACATTGGTATTATTATACTAATTAGGATTGATCCTCAACTTCATACACCTATGTACTTATTTCTTAGTAACTTATCTTTTGTAGATATCTGTTATTCCTCAACTGTCACCCCAAGGGCACTGGCCAACTTTATAACGGAGAAAAAAAGCATGTCCCTGATTGGCTGTGCTACACAGTTCTACTTCATTGCCATGCTGGCATCTGCAGAGTGTTTCCTGCTCTCCGTGATGGCTTATGATCGTTATATAGCAATATGTAACCCCTTACTCTATACTGCTGTTATGACTAAGAAAGTCTGTATTCAGCTGTTAGGAAATGCATATATAATTAGCTTGACCTATTCCTTGATACAAACTGGCAATATTTTCTCTATGTCTTTTTGTGGTTCTAACAAGATCAATCATTTCTACTGTGATGCCCCTCCTCTATTGAAACTGTCTTGCTCTGATACCTTCTTCAATGAGATAATTCTGTCTACTTTTGCTTCAATTGTCACTCTTTTAAATGCTGTGGCAATATTTCTTTCCTACATTTATATAATTTCTGCTATCCTGAAAATTCGATCTGCAACAGGGAGACAGAAAGCCTTTTCCACATGTGCTTCTCATTTTATGACAGTAGTTTTATTCTTTGGGACTCTTGTCTTCATGTATGTATCTCCTAGCTCTCGTTATTCTTTGAACAAAAATCGGTTAACTTCTGTAATATACACAATGGTAATCCCTATGGTAAATCCTATGATCTACAGCCTCAGGAACAATGATGTCAAACGAGCATTGAAAAAAGTCTTGGACAAAAAATTGAATTTTTAA